One genomic region from Equus caballus isolate H_3958 breed thoroughbred chromosome 4, TB-T2T, whole genome shotgun sequence encodes:
- the NOBOX gene encoding homeobox protein NOBOX gives MTKSITNSARGVGGPASAWRGARALAGAHLALRGTAAGEPPAWPRALGPVQPPPSASPSPRVGEGPGPGSPCALRTPAPRQVLRRRPCGWRAAAAGRSPGHGRHPGAPAGPAGLFLLPGVKVSGCWLSTGQEGGGEPLAAGLKEEEPWLSSAPDSQDAPSEEPPLSCAVSGEKQPSEVPGELTGADAGRVCQPPGSGAVHKDRTLVPPRSQPQGEGCSLLVREVKPGKRSCSPAPSKQKKPNAMGLASTSSPGVTNSAHATHNPVPCGSGRGPCHLANLLSTLAQNSHNTDQKKRPPEVTCQVRKKTRTLYRSDQLEELERIFQEDHYPDSDKRREIAQTVGVTPQRIMVMGAGTLSQNPPPGTLKEQTLLVSPLQVWFQNRRAKWRKVEKLNGKENNDNPAGPAPTPARSQFSSAAELPPTVPMDPEPGTFPQVPPLDTLPEPPFLLTSDQTLAPSQLSEGTQKVAVTPPLFSPPPVQRANLPFPLGPVHTPQLMPLLLDTPGSDSSHKNGPCGSWGTSVTPPPTCSYLEELELQDYQPSNQPGLFQFPQAPQPQFPYLHPFPFHMPSSMTPPLLEDSLFTLPYGSNGGTTQGYFPGLPSGQILLQPPAGNMSTVPWNDPCLPELPFPGAFCPPALGHPPGGNGFFPDLFPAPCAQATSRQPSPGLTPLPEGTRSGTGPLPSKAQEEQAAASGEQPSAPKEVQEEDTNSHAP, from the exons ATGACCAAGTCCATCACCAACTCGGCCCGGGGTGTCGGGGGCCCCGCCTCGGCCTGGCGTGGAGCGCGGGCGCTGGCCGGCGCGCACCTGGCCCTCCGAGGGACGGCCGCGGGGGAGCCGCCGGCCTGGCCCCGGGCGCTCGGGCCCGTGCAGCCGCCGCCCTCGGCCTCGCCCTCGCCGCGGGTCGGCGAGGGGCCCGGCCCGGGCTCCCCGTGCGCGCTCCGCACACCTGCGCCCCGCCAGGTTCTTAGGCGGCGCCCGTGCGGCTGGCGGGCAGCCGCGGCGGGACGGAGCCCAGGCCATGGGAGGCACCCAGGAGCTCCGGCAGGACCCGCGGG gctcttccttctccctggtGTTAAGGTGAGTGGCTGCTGGCTTTCCACAGGCCAGGAAGGTGGAGGCGAGCCCCTGGCTGCTGGGCTGAAGGAGGAGGAACCATGGCTGAGTTCAGCCCCCGACTCTCAGGATGCCCCGAGTGAGGAACCGCCCCTCTCCTGCGCTGTCTCTGGGGAGAAGCAGCCGTCAGAGGTCCCTGGAGAACTAACGGGGGCTGATGCTGGGAGAGTGTGCCAGCCCCCCGGCTCGGGGGCTGTCCACAAAGACAGAACTCTGGTCCCACCTAGATCCCAGCCCCAGGGGGAGGGTTGCTCCCTCCTGGTGAGAGAGGTGAAGCCAGGGAAGAGGTCCTGCTCTCCAGCCCCCAGTAAGCAGAAAAAGCCTAATGCCATGGGTCTGGCCTCCACGTCATCTCCTGGTGTCACTAACTCAGCCCATGCCACACACAACCCAGTGCCTTGTGGGTCAGGCCGGGGGCCCTGCCATCTGGCCAACCTCCTCAGCACATTGGCCCAGAACAGCCACAACACAGACCAGAAGAAGAGGCCCCCGGAAGTGACCTGCCAAGTTCGGAAAAAGACTCGAACCCTATACCGCTCAG ACCAGTTGGAGGAGCTAGAAAGGATCTTCCAAGAAGACCACTACCCAGACAGTGATAAGCGCCGGGAGATCGCCCAGACAGTGGGGGTCACTCCCCAGCGCATCATGGTAATGGGGGCTGGCACACTCTCCCAGAATCCACCACCTGGAACTCTCAAAGAGCAGA CTCTTCTTGTCTCTCCCCTGcaggtgtggttccagaatcgcCGGGCAAAGTGGCGAAAAGTGGAGAAACTGAATGGGAAGGAGAATAATGACAATCCTGCAGGCCCTGCCCCCACTCCTGCCCGCAGTCAGTTCAG TTCTGCAGCTGAGCTGCCACCTACTGTGCCTATGGACCCAGAGCCTGGTACCTTCCCTCAAGTGCCCCCTCTGGATACTCTCCCAG AGCCCCCCTTTCTGCTGACGTCTGACCAAACTTTGGCCCCAAGCCAACTGAGTGAGGGTACTCAGAAGGTGGCAGTGACCCCACCACTCTTCAGCCCTCCACCAGTTCAAAGAGCCAACCTTCCTTTTCCCCTTGGCCCTGTCCACACCCCTCAACTGATGCCTCTGCTGCTGGATACTCCTGGCAGTGACAGCAGCCACAAGAATGGCCCCTGTGGGTCCTGGGGGACAAG TGTCACGCCACCACCCACCTGCTCATACTTGGAAGAGCTGGAACTCCAGGATTACCAACCAAGCAACCAACCGGGACTGTTCCAGTTCCCCCAGGCGCCACAGCCCCAGTTTCCATACCTGCATCCCTTCCCCTTCCACATGCCCAGTTCAATGACACCTCCACTGCTGGAAGACTCTCTCTTTACGTTGCCTTATGGCTCCAATGGGGGTACAACACAGGGCTACTTCCCAGGCCTGCCATCAGGGCAGATCCTGCTGCAGCCACCTGCTGGGAATATGA GTACAGTCCCGTGGAATGACCCCTGCTTGCCAGAACTGCCCTTCCCGGGTGCTTTCTGTCCACCAGCTCTGGGGCACCCCCCGGGAGGCAATGGCTTCTTCCCCGATCTGTTTCCGGCTCCCTGTGCTCAGGCTACGAGCAGGCAGCCTTCTCCAGGTCTCACCCCGCTGCCTGAAGGGACGAGATCAGGAACTGGGCCCTTACCCAGCAAGGCACAAGAGGAACAGGCTGCCGCCTCTGGGGAGCAGCCCTCAGCCCCCAAGGAGGTTCAAGAGGAAGACACGAACAGCCATGCCCCCTAG